A genomic window from Oceanobacillus timonensis includes:
- a CDS encoding Gfo/Idh/MocA family protein, with protein sequence MKRIKVGIIGAGSISEMHFESYKNNMETEIYAVCDLNKDRAYRKAEKYGASKYVTDYHDLLADSEIDAVSICTWNNTHAEIAIAALQADKHVLVEKPLCKTMKEAYQIEKAVKKSNGKTLQVGFVRRFGTNTRVLKKFIDTGDLGEIYYAKASCIRALGNPGGWFADKDRSGGGPLIDLGVHVIDLCWYLMGKPKVKSISGNTYNKLGNRSNIANKSFYQAADYDPGKNTVEDMANAIIRFENGASLMVDVSYTLHAKEESVNVSLFGDKGGAEIEPKLQIIAEKNNTILNTTPQIDFLSFDFNRGFQKEIDHFISCVKGEQKNISPVEDGVEVMKILTGVYASSEKKSEICFD encoded by the coding sequence GTGAAGAGGATCAAAGTTGGTATTATTGGCGCCGGTTCCATTTCTGAAATGCATTTTGAATCCTATAAAAATAATATGGAGACAGAGATTTATGCTGTTTGTGATTTAAATAAAGATCGAGCATACAGGAAAGCCGAGAAATATGGCGCTTCCAAATATGTGACGGACTATCATGATTTATTGGCGGATTCTGAAATTGATGCAGTAAGTATCTGCACATGGAATAATACACACGCAGAAATCGCAATTGCAGCGTTGCAGGCAGACAAACATGTTTTAGTTGAAAAGCCGCTTTGTAAGACAATGAAGGAAGCATATCAGATAGAAAAAGCAGTAAAGAAAAGTAATGGAAAGACACTGCAAGTTGGATTTGTCCGCCGCTTTGGAACAAACACACGTGTTTTAAAGAAATTTATCGATACCGGTGATTTGGGAGAGATTTATTATGCTAAAGCATCTTGTATTCGTGCGCTTGGTAATCCAGGAGGATGGTTTGCTGATAAAGATCGTTCGGGAGGCGGACCACTAATTGATTTGGGTGTTCATGTCATTGACTTGTGCTGGTATCTGATGGGGAAACCCAAAGTAAAATCAATTAGTGGAAACACCTATAATAAGCTTGGAAATCGTTCGAACATTGCTAATAAATCTTTTTATCAAGCGGCAGATTATGATCCTGGAAAAAATACAGTGGAGGATATGGCAAATGCAATCATTCGTTTTGAGAATGGTGCTTCATTGATGGTAGATGTTAGCTATACACTTCATGCAAAAGAGGAATCTGTTAATGTCAGTCTGTTCGGAGACAAGGGAGGAGCTGAAATTGAACCGAAATTACAGATTATTGCGGAGAAAAATAATACGATTTTAAATACAACACCACAGATTGATTTTCTGTCTTTTGATTTTAATAGAGGATTTCAAAAGGAGATAGACCATTTCATCTCCTGTGTAAAAGGAGAACAAAAAAACATCAGTCCAGTAGAGGATGGAGTAGAAGTGATGAAGATACTCACTGGCGTGTATGCATCCAGTGAAAAGAAATCAGAAATTTGCTTTGATTAA
- a CDS encoding Gfo/Idh/MocA family protein, with the protein MTKKLNIAIIGCGGIANGKHLPSLSKIKEVTLVAFCDIEKEKAIKAAQEYGTEDATVYEDYQKLLEDQTIDVVHVLTPNISHAEIAVAALESGKHVMCEKPMAKTSEEAKQMVETAHRTGKKLTIGYNNRFRPDSQHLHQVTERGDLGEVYFAKAHAIRRRAVPTWGVFLDEEKQGGGPLIDIGTHALDLTLWMMDNYKPKSVMGNTYHKLGKKKDAANAWGPWDPKKFTVEDSAFGFITMENGATITLEASWALNSLDVDEAKCTLSGTEGGADMKDGLRINGEDFGKLYTREIDLSTSGVAFYEGKAENDADLESRLWIESIINDTEPTVKPEEALVVTQILEAIYESAKTGKAVYF; encoded by the coding sequence ATGACGAAAAAATTAAATATAGCTATTATCGGATGTGGAGGAATTGCTAACGGGAAACACCTTCCAAGCCTATCAAAAATAAAGGAAGTAACATTAGTAGCATTCTGTGATATTGAGAAAGAAAAAGCAATAAAAGCAGCTCAGGAATACGGAACAGAAGACGCAACCGTATATGAAGACTACCAAAAATTATTGGAAGATCAGACGATTGATGTGGTGCATGTTCTAACTCCGAATATCTCTCATGCAGAAATAGCGGTTGCTGCACTGGAATCCGGGAAGCATGTAATGTGTGAGAAACCGATGGCTAAAACTTCGGAGGAAGCAAAACAAATGGTAGAAACAGCACATCGTACAGGAAAGAAATTGACGATTGGCTATAATAACCGTTTTAGACCCGACAGTCAGCATCTGCATCAGGTAACAGAACGTGGAGATTTAGGAGAGGTGTATTTCGCAAAGGCACACGCGATTCGTCGTCGCGCTGTACCGACATGGGGAGTATTTTTGGATGAAGAAAAGCAGGGGGGCGGCCCGCTAATTGATATCGGAACACATGCGCTTGATCTTACCTTATGGATGATGGACAATTATAAACCCAAATCGGTTATGGGAAACACGTATCATAAATTAGGCAAAAAGAAAGATGCTGCAAATGCATGGGGACCCTGGGATCCGAAAAAATTTACAGTAGAAGATTCTGCATTTGGTTTTATTACAATGGAGAACGGGGCAACAATTACCCTGGAGGCAAGCTGGGCATTAAATTCATTAGATGTTGACGAAGCGAAGTGTACGCTTAGTGGTACTGAGGGCGGCGCAGATATGAAAGACGGTTTGCGAATTAATGGGGAAGATTTCGGAAAACTATATACTAGAGAGATTGATCTCTCTACTAGTGGTGTAGCATTTTATGAAGGAAAAGCAGAAAATGACGCCGATTTGGAATCAAGATTGTGGATAGAGAGTATTATAAATGATACAGAACCAACGGTAAAACCTGAAGAAGCACTTGTGGTTACGCAAATTTTGGAGGCAATCTATGAATCTGCGAAGACAGGAAAAGCAGTTTACTTTTAA
- a CDS encoding Gfo/Idh/MocA family protein, whose product MINVALLSRWHVHADDYAREVNENEYLSVQLVWDEEEERGRKWAEELGVPFERDFQSVMDNSEIDAVVVTTPTSLHKDIIITAAKHKKHIFTEKILAFTVEECEEIYETVKANQVHLMVSLPRLTTNYYVYAQKAVDEGWLGNLTTIRCRFAHNGAVAAGEGDYGWLPERFFNIAQSGGGALIDLGAHPFYLTNRLAGPVKALQASLRSTRNLGADDNAIVILEYESGSLGVIETSFLSDGSPFQLELYGTEGTLLIEDEQIRLRSSQFAGNGWIKPEDATESLLIPMEQWAAAIQGKSKPSITEEDVIQLTRLNEAAVLSQEENRRIELIELLGE is encoded by the coding sequence ATGATAAATGTTGCATTACTTAGCAGATGGCATGTACATGCAGATGATTACGCAAGAGAAGTGAACGAAAACGAGTATCTTTCTGTCCAGCTTGTCTGGGATGAAGAGGAAGAGCGGGGAAGAAAATGGGCAGAGGAGCTGGGAGTTCCCTTTGAAAGGGACTTCCAATCTGTCATGGACAATTCGGAAATAGACGCTGTCGTTGTTACGACACCGACAAGTTTGCATAAAGATATCATTATCACTGCAGCAAAACATAAAAAGCATATATTTACGGAAAAGATATTGGCATTTACAGTTGAAGAATGCGAAGAAATCTATGAAACTGTGAAAGCAAATCAGGTACACCTGATGGTTTCCCTACCAAGACTCACAACGAATTATTATGTGTATGCACAAAAAGCAGTAGACGAAGGATGGCTTGGTAATTTAACCACAATACGCTGCCGTTTTGCACATAATGGTGCTGTAGCTGCTGGAGAGGGGGATTATGGATGGCTGCCGGAACGTTTCTTTAATATAGCACAGAGCGGAGGAGGGGCACTCATTGACCTTGGAGCGCATCCGTTCTATTTGACTAACCGGCTTGCTGGTCCTGTGAAAGCATTGCAAGCATCACTCCGTTCCACAAGAAACCTTGGTGCAGATGATAATGCTATTGTTATTTTGGAATATGAATCAGGCAGCTTGGGAGTTATTGAAACAAGCTTCTTATCAGATGGAAGCCCTTTTCAATTAGAACTTTACGGAACAGAGGGGACACTGCTTATTGAAGATGAACAGATTCGTTTAAGAAGCAGCCAATTCGCTGGGAACGGATGGATAAAGCCTGAGGATGCGACGGAATCTCTTCTAATTCCAATGGAACAGTGGGCTGCAGCAATACAGGGCAAATCGAAACCATCCATCACAGAAGAAGATGTTATTCAATTAACCCGTCTGAACGAAGCGGCAGTTTTATCACAGGAAGAAAATCGGCGGATTGAACTAATTGAATTACTGGGGGAATAG
- a CDS encoding Gfo/Idh/MocA family protein yields the protein MDKVLRVGIIGAGGIATAVHIPNYLKQKNKVEIVAITDVSKDNAKAAAKTFNINQVFTDHQKMLNETDLDVVSVCTPNKFHAGVTIAALQADCHVICEKPPAMTVEEAQKMAETAKRYGKILTYGLSFRHTQEVDTLKRFIDANELGEIYAARVHAIRRRGIPGWGVFTNKELQGGGPLIDIGVHMLDTALYLMGYPEPDTVFGVTYQRLGNKPGVGLAGHWDWENFSIEDMARGMVTFKNGASIILESAFAANTEKHDEMSVSLMGEDGGADVFPLKMYQEKHHTLIDITPSFLPVKGNYELQMERFVDCCLNEEQPISTAEQGVIIQKIINGLYESADKGEPVKFFAE from the coding sequence ATGGACAAGGTTTTACGTGTCGGTATTATAGGAGCAGGAGGTATTGCGACGGCGGTGCATATCCCCAATTATCTGAAACAGAAGAATAAGGTGGAAATTGTTGCTATCACAGATGTGTCCAAAGACAATGCGAAAGCCGCTGCTAAAACATTTAATATTAATCAAGTGTTTACAGATCACCAGAAAATGTTGAATGAAACAGATCTTGATGTAGTAAGTGTTTGTACGCCCAATAAATTTCATGCTGGTGTAACAATTGCAGCACTTCAGGCAGACTGTCATGTTATTTGTGAAAAACCTCCCGCGATGACTGTGGAGGAGGCTCAAAAAATGGCTGAAACAGCAAAGCGATACGGGAAAATATTGACTTATGGGCTAAGTTTTCGACATACACAGGAAGTAGATACCTTAAAGCGGTTTATTGATGCAAATGAACTTGGTGAAATCTATGCTGCAAGAGTACATGCAATCCGACGCCGTGGAATCCCGGGCTGGGGTGTTTTTACGAACAAGGAACTCCAAGGGGGAGGCCCGCTTATTGATATTGGTGTACACATGTTGGACACTGCACTTTACTTGATGGGATACCCGGAACCGGATACTGTTTTTGGTGTTACTTATCAGAGGCTCGGTAATAAACCGGGTGTCGGCTTAGCAGGACATTGGGACTGGGAGAACTTCTCTATAGAAGATATGGCACGAGGAATGGTAACGTTTAAAAATGGAGCGTCGATTATTTTGGAATCGGCATTTGCCGCAAATACAGAGAAACATGATGAAATGTCTGTTTCGTTGATGGGCGAGGATGGAGGAGCAGATGTTTTTCCTTTAAAAATGTACCAAGAAAAACATCATACATTAATAGATATTACACCATCCTTTCTACCAGTAAAAGGTAATTATGAATTACAAATGGAACGATTTGTAGATTGCTGTTTGAACGAAGAGCAGCCAATCAGTACCGCAGAACAGGGAGTGATTATTCAAAAAATTATTAATGGACTTTATGAATCTGCTGACAAGGGAGAACCGGTGAAATTTTTTGCTGAATAA
- a CDS encoding sugar phosphate isomerase/epimerase family protein has product MGTFGLQLYSVREAAADNLVETISLAADMGYQGIQFAGFFQTPAKKLKRLMDDKRIDAAGSHTGLDELVGDKLKETMAYNQEIGNSLLICPWLPEKDRKTKEDYQRTAEKLNEIGQRCKDNGMTFAYHNHHFEFETFGGETGFDLLFGQTDPEFVQIELDCFWATYAGYEPTDIINKYGNRIVSLHIKDMKEENEKKRSIEIGSGILDLKTLLRVGKEHDVEWFIVEQEDFNGNPLESARVNIDNLNKIF; this is encoded by the coding sequence ATGGGTACATTTGGATTGCAGCTTTATTCTGTACGTGAAGCAGCAGCAGATAATTTAGTAGAGACTATCAGTCTTGCGGCAGACATGGGATATCAGGGAATCCAATTTGCAGGATTTTTTCAGACACCTGCAAAGAAATTGAAAAGATTAATGGACGATAAACGAATTGATGCAGCAGGCAGCCACACAGGGCTTGATGAATTGGTCGGAGATAAGCTGAAAGAAACGATGGCTTATAATCAAGAGATTGGAAACAGCCTGCTGATTTGTCCCTGGCTACCTGAAAAAGACCGGAAAACCAAAGAAGACTATCAACGGACAGCTGAAAAATTAAATGAAATTGGACAAAGATGTAAAGATAACGGGATGACATTTGCCTACCATAATCATCACTTTGAATTTGAGACATTTGGTGGAGAAACAGGTTTTGATCTTTTATTTGGTCAGACGGACCCAGAATTTGTGCAGATTGAACTGGACTGTTTCTGGGCAACATATGCGGGTTACGAACCGACTGATATTATCAATAAATATGGGAACCGGATTGTATCCCTTCATATAAAAGATATGAAAGAAGAGAATGAAAAAAAACGGAGTATAGAAATAGGATCGGGTATACTTGATTTAAAAACATTACTCCGCGTTGGAAAAGAGCATGATGTCGAATGGTTTATAGTGGAGCAGGAAGATTTTAATGGTAATCCACTGGAAAGCGCAAGAGTCAATATTGATAATTTAAATAAGATTTTTTAA
- a CDS encoding GNAT family N-acetyltransferase, translating to MNECYQIKYKIPSIEAFNQLRVEAGLSNKEKEAIKIGLPNTLFAVTIYDDNKLIGMGRVVGDGAIVFHVVDIVVKPSYQGKGLGKRVMQEIVNYLDSHTYKGSYVSLIADIPADKLYEKFGFRYTTPNSQGMYRMY from the coding sequence ATGAATGAGTGTTATCAAATCAAGTACAAAATTCCGAGTATTGAAGCATTTAACCAGCTCCGTGTCGAGGCAGGATTAAGTAATAAGGAAAAAGAAGCGATTAAAATTGGGCTACCAAATACGTTGTTTGCTGTGACAATTTATGATGATAATAAGTTGATTGGTATGGGTAGAGTAGTAGGTGATGGGGCAATTGTTTTTCATGTAGTAGATATTGTGGTTAAACCAAGTTATCAAGGAAAAGGGCTTGGGAAGCGTGTTATGCAAGAAATTGTGAACTATTTAGATAGTCATACATACAAAGGTTCTTACGTCAGTTTAATCGCTGATATTCCTGCTGATAAATTATATGAAAAATTTGGATTTCGTTATACTACTCCTAACTCGCAAGGAATGTACCGGATGTATTAA